The DNA segment ctccctttttcttttctgctctgaAACAATTTGGCGGTTGCTTTGTGCAGTCCTGAGCATCAGATTCCTTTCAGCTCCCCCCTCCTGCAGCTGTTTCTCCTTCCACCTTTCCCCAGGCAGGCCCAGCTATTGGCATAGAGGGTACCTGCCTCCTCCTCCAAGGCCTGTGAGTCTCCAGTTGGAAGCCAGAAGCCTCTAGGGACCAAGGCAGCTTACTGGAGGCCCttggggaaggagggaaaagaagaTAGTCactaaaattaaatgaattttctataaatgtttttaaattaaaattgcaaTTCTTTTTCTATGCAGAAGAGGCTCTTTAAGAACAATTGCACTCCCTGAGTGGCAGGCAAAGAGCTCAGCAGCTCTTCCCAAAgccagggagggaagggaggtgaGAGCAGAAGTTATGAGGTGACTTGTCCTTCCCTCTTTCAGGGGTAAGAaagcaaaaaggagaaagagcagGAAGCTGGAAGGAGAGATCTGCTTGGTGACTTCCCAGGCTGAGGCCCCTGGGAGAGGAGGCTGAATTTTTTGGGAATCCCAAGCTaggattttgtgttttcttttgttcccaAAAGTTATGccaccttctcccttccttctcacCCCTGGAGGGCCCCAGCCACCAGCCTTGAAGCTGCAGCGAGAGCCACCCACTGCCTTGGCCTTTGGGACCCCTTGAGCAGgagaaaaaaaccagaaaaccaagagagagagagagacctggaaGGAAGAAGTAATGGAGGAGGGAGACAGGGGGAACGAGAGGGGAGCCCACACCACAGGGAGAGAACTCCTTAAAGGAAGCGCAGGCGTTTACGGGACAGGAGCGCGGAAGAAAAGAGTAGAAAAGGAAAAGCAGTTTCAAGCAAGAGAAAGTAAGGAGAGGCGGACAGGGAGGGGAAGAGCCAAGAGAAGCCAAGCTGAGGGATCTGCAgcaactttgagaaataaaagtgAACTGTCTGTGGGCGGCTGCTGTGATCTCAGCAAAAAGCGGAGCTCAAGGCTCAGGGACTCCGCCGCCCACACTGTGCCCCGCCTTATTTTGGATGCCTCCAACTTCAGCTTCAGGCACAGTACACGAGTAGGGGCAGTAAGGCCTGGCTAGGGCCGGTGCTGCACGGGAGCTGCGGGTCCCTGCAACACCCAGGTGTGCAGGCGCTACAAGAAGGAGCCGGGGCCGCAGCATCCGCAGCGCGGACTTCGCCCCGTGCTGCACACGCTTTAGAAGAGCGTGTCCGGAAGTGTCCTCCCCGGCCCTCCTCGCTTCCCAAGATTTGTTTGCAACGTCTACACCCGTCACCACCGCATAAGCACCAGGGTGAGGAGGTCTCTTTGCAGGAATTAATATCGATTTCAGTCTCCTGCTCCTTCAAAGTTTCTCTTTGACGATGGCGAGACTTGTATTCTaagtcagaagaaaataaaaccttgCCTATTCTGGGCCCATGATTgcacaaaatccaaaatgctgccGGCATGAAGATGCAGCTGGAAGACTCTAGAAACCTAGCATTAGGAGGCAGGGACTTTATAGTGCCCAGAGATGAGTTCCTAAATAAACTAAGAATTACGCAGTGGGAAATTAAGGAGGAGGGTCTGAGGGGCCGACCTCAGAGGGACAGATAGAGAAATCGAGAGCGAAACACTCAAGGAAGTGGAACAAATCGTCGTAGCCAGGCGTCTCTGCCTCTCCGGAAACCCGAAATCCGCCCAAACCTCATCCCAGGCGCTCACGGTACCAGTCGCAGGGCCCCGCACTATAGGGGCTGCCACCCTCTGCCCCCGGAGTCCCCACGCCGAGACTCATCATTTGCtggctctttcttccttttcttcttttgtttttttatcctTCAAATATAAGACAAAAATACACCTCATTTATcatcatagatatatatatttcactcTCACCACATAAATACAAAACATCCAAATATCCAAAACATTCAGAACAAAGTTAGTAGCCTGGATTCAGTGACACCTACCCGCGTTTGAATCgttcattattttcttcactatttgcctagaaaaaaaaaaagatgaaaaagagggGGAGAGTTTCCGACGTaaataatttacaataaaattactattttaaaaaagtgtttttcgCTTGCTTCAGATGGATGAATACATTCTAGACACTGCGGCACCTCGCAGTCTGGGTCTGTGATTTTGGTTAAAATGTGGGTGGCCGTGGCTGTAGGGACGATCGCCGCAGCGCAGGGTAAGGAAAGAGGGTGTCGCGGTTCGTGTTCTGATTTGGGACCACTGAAACCCTAAGACTGGGGAGGCGAGGGGAGTGTCTTTCCTATCAATCACACAAGACGCTATCTGGACTCCGAGACTACTGCTAGAGGAGGCCCGACCGCCCAGCGGCGTCCCTGCCTCCCCTTCCGCAAAGAACTGCTCAGAAATCCAGACGTTTCCTGCGTGCAGGAAGGGTTTTGTGAATCCGGGTGTTTGGGAGAGGAGGCAATGAGTGCTGACTCGTTTTCCAAACCGAGCAATTGTGCCCGAAGCTACGCGCCTGGGAGGCCGTAGGGTGAAGCGCCGGCTGCGCAGGCTACCGCCGGCAGCCGCTTTGCTCTTTCCTGGAGGAGTGGGAAGCTGTCGGCCACCGCCCCGAACAGGCTCGGAGAAAAGATTCTGAATTTCCTTTGATTAGCGGCGTTaccttttcctttgcttttccccCATTAAATTCCTGTTTAAAGTTACAACACCCAGAACCTTAATTTTGCATTGCCCTGTGGGGCATTCTGTATCCTGAATTTTCTTACACCTTCCAAATTTCATCATTGGAAGTATTTAAAAACTGGTTCCACTTCATCTGGTTTTACGTAGCAATTGCTTTTATTGCTGATTAGATCAAATTTATCAGTGTCGTTGCCTACTACGACGTTTGTTACTGTTTCCTGGGGTCGGGGGTGGTTGTGATTGGAGTTGCCCTAAAGGGGAGAAAAACCGCAGGATTTGCCCGCCAGGAAGCTGTGTTGTGTACCGACTATCCCGAGAGGTCCGCAAAGCGGGGCCCAGGGGCTCCCACAAGCCCTGGTTTCCCTGGCAAGAGGAAGGAACGTCCTCCTTTTTTGGTCTAAAGAAACCTGGGAGCCCCTGGGGTCTGCGCGCAGTTTTCCTCTTTCAAATATTCCTAGGAATAGTCGGCAGCGGCAGCAGCCGCAGCAGCCGCGGATCTAGAGCAAACGTCCTGTGCTTTGGAGTTAGAACCAGTCTTTTCcctcctgggctgggcacggGGTCAGGGCATCAGGTTGACTAACTCGGGCATTTTTCCCAATTCTTTGGATCGCTCCTGGATTCAGAAGGaagttgggggttggggaggaatCTCAGAGGAAAGGtagtagaaaaaaaatagcccGAATGAGATGAAATTGGTAGCAGAGTCTAGTGGGAAACGAGAGCTGTCAGAGGCCTGGTGGGAGCCAGGAGCTCAGGGCAGGAGCTCTGGGCACCTAATGCGCGTGAGTCCATAAATATCACCACAATAgatactataaatataaatacagggAAACACTTAAAATCAGTCCAGCGCTTTTTTCTCGGCCCCTTCTTTATTGTTGGTCCGGGAGTAAGGCTCGAAGGCCGAGGAGCTCAGATATCGGGCGGAGAGTTCTTGCAAATTCCCAGCTAGCGAACCAGCCATTGTTAACGGGGTGGAGGACAGGCGGCTGGCGACGGAGCCGAGCAGCGAGGGCACCGGCAGGCTGAAGAGGCTGTGGCCCGCGGCCGGGGCGCCTGCGTGCAATCCCCCCGGCCCGGCGGGCCCGGGGCCTGGAGCACCGCCCACAGCCGGCGGGTGCGGGGATGCGGCGCCCGCTGGGcccggggcggcggcggcggctgcggcggccGAGCCTGCAGCGGCGCCCGCGCCCAGGGCCGGCAAGCTGGGACCGCGCAGCGCTGAGCCGAGAGCGCCCGTGGCGCAAGGCGGCAGCAGCGCAGGCAGGCCGGGCGGCGACAACAGGCGGCCCTGCTCCAGCAGCCGTAGCACGCTGCACGTGGCCGCGGTCTCCGACACCACCGAGCGTAGCTCCGAGTCCTTGCCCTGGTCCTTCTTCTGCTTGGTGCGCCGGTTCTGGAACCAGACCTTCACCTGCGCGCCGGGGTGCGGGGAGAGTGGGAGAGAGGGGCAGGGAAGACCAGCGTCAAAGGAAGCGAGCTCCCGGGGCGCGCGGCTTCGGGGCTCTCCCCAAGTCCCAGCCCTACCAGCAGCCCCACCCAGCAGCCGGAGGGGTCCGGGCCGGGGCGCTGCTGGGGGAGCTGGCGCCGCCACGAGGGGGACACAGCTGCTCCACCGGGCTGCGCTTCCGGGTCAGGGAAGCAGGCCCAGGCAGGCGCCGCTTACACAGAACAAAGTAATAAAATGCCCACGGCAGGAACTCGAAGGAAGACCGGAAAGGGTTTCACTGGCTTCCGCGCTACCCCGCAGCGGTGTTTGGGGCTCACAGATGTGTGAATCAGTGCAGTCCCAAAGCCGGAATTTCCGGTGGAGGGTGTGAGGCCCTAGGGTGCGgtgaaggaagagggaagaagcaAGAGGGAAGTGGGAAGAGAGGCGGGGAGGGAGTATTGCCCAGCCTTTCTGGACCCAGGCCCCTGGCCCAATGCGCTCGGATTTAGTCCTAGAAGCACTGCTCCTGGTGAAGGCTACAAAGGACCGTTTCCTGCTTAAGACGTGACCATTAGCTAGCAGCAAGCAGGGGAAGTGGCTGCAGGAGAATAATATGTGCGGGAGACTTTATGTAGACCGAGATTTCTGCACCTCCTCTCACCAGATAGCTGCATTGAAGGGTCTGGTGATACTCTTAGTTTATCTCTCCACTGGTCTGAGTCATGAACTTGGAATCATGGGAGaaagtcaggaggctgaggtggattgaATATTCCCCACTAACTTCCCCTCTCATTCTTCTGCCCCTCTGCAGGCCTAGCAGTGGCCCAGAAGAGTTTTGCAGCAATAGGCAAAGACTATCCTATCTAGATTTTATAAACTAAGAGGAGTAGTAGCAGAGAGAATAGAAAAAGCTACCACACCAACTCAAACTCAAAAAGAACACCCCTATCTGTTCTGTCAGTCCTCAGCTTTCAGCCCAGATCCCGGACCTAAAATGCTCTCCACCTGCTTCAGGGTTGGGCATGGGGAAAAGGATCAGTCTTCAGAAAGAAGGCTGCCGTAGCTAGGCCAAGCTGGTGACATGCCACTTGGCAAGTTCTTGGGTCCTCTCCTGGGCCCAGAGCCCACATGGCCAGCTCCAAGGGGCATCATATGGATTTAATGTAAAGGGAAAGATCTAAAGCACAATCAGCAGTACTGGCTTCTGGGTCCTAGATCTCCTTCCCATCACACACCTCACACATCATTGGCCCAGAAGACAGGGTCTCCTAGGTGCTCAGGGCTGGGGCCAGCTCAGAATGGGGAAAGCCTTCCTTTAAGGGTCAGGGCAGCCTGATCTGCACAGGCAGATCTCCAGGAGGGCGTACACCTAATTCCTGGGAATCACCCATGGTGCTGGGGCAGGGGTTGTTAGATCTAGCCTCACTCCTGTAGAATGGGCCTGGACGCTGTGTACAGCTGGGTGGGCCCACAAGGGGTGGGGCCTAGAAATCTAGCCAAAATGGGGTACCCCAAACAAGGGCAAAAGTCAGTTCTTTGTAGAGCAGAAGCTCGAAGGAAATGCTCAAAACCGGGGGacaataaaaattccaaaaggACAGGATTTGGGGCCTTCTGGGCCTAGGCCAAGGTGGATAAAACATGGGCCCTGGAGGATTTGGGGATGGCAGGAATGGTGGGGGGAAAGGATGTATTATCTAGGGGAAGGAATCCTTAGGCCTGTCTTACCCATCCTTCCcatctcctccacctcccaagggTAGTTCTGTCCAGAGCAGGTTAGGAAGTGAAGAGCAGGCTAGGTaggggtggtggggaggaagGCTGGTGCAGAACTGTGTGCGGCCTGGTCGCCGGGTACCTGGGTCTCGGAGAGGTTAAGCTGCCGGGCGAGCTCGGTCCTCTCGCGGCCCACCACGTACTGGCAGCGCTGGAACTCCATCTCCAGCCGATAGAGCTGCTCCGCGGTGAAGGACGTGCGCGTCCTCTTAGGCCGGTCCAAGTCCAGGCCCTTGGGCAGGATGATCTCTCGGATGGACCCCTTGGCATCTGGGGAAGGGGAGATGTCAGCCGCCAGAACCCTCCCGTCCCCCTCCACCTCCTTGGCCCGAGCTGGATTTGGGGACACAGTCCCCAGAAGCGTGCAGTTTTGGGGATGGGGGGCGGGGGTGCGGAGCGCGACCACAACCAGGTAGCAAAGACACTGTGTGGAGGGCAAGGGGCCTAACTCCATACCGCTGACCAAAGGAGGGACCACACTTTGTCTTTTTGTAGAGTCCTCCAGAcaggggagagaaaaaaatccaatCAATTCCACATAGGCGGACGTTTCTTCCGGCCTGGGGGGGGCGTCGGCTGAGCCTTCCGGGTCCCCTGTAGCCTGAGGGTACCCTTGTCGCCCCGCCCGGGTCCTGCGGGCCCCAGCTCTGGGCTTGCTGACCAGACCGTGATCCAgacgtccccacccccaccctcgaGTCTCCTTCCCTCCGGAGTCCGCGCGGCGGAAGGAGGAGGGATTGAGTCGGGGCCGGCCGGGCCCGGCGATCTGCTGGCTGGGGCGGCGCCGGGCCGGGGCCCGGCCTCGCAGCCTCCGCCGCCGGGGCTAAGTGCACGCCGCGCATCCGAGAGCGGCAGAGCAGAGCACCAAAGCGGCAACCGCGGCTCCGTAACCAAGCCCAGCTGCCTCTCCCGGCGGCAGCGGTCGGGCACCGATCGCGGCCGTGGGGCCCTCGGCCCAGTGCACTAACTGGCAGGGCCGTAGCCCGCGATCGGCAGCTGTTCTCCGGGGCTCGCGTTCCCCCTTGGGTGCGCTCAGCCCTCCAGAGCGCGGGAGTCCCCTGGCCGGCTCCCGGCAGGTCGTCCGGCCCTTGGAGCGCGCACACCTCCTCCCGGAGTTTTCTGCTCCTTTCCCGGGTCGGAGGCCGCAGCCCGATGCCCGGCCGCACCCGCGCAGCCCCTCATCTCCCCCCGCAGCCCGGTCAGCGGGGCCCCTCCGGGCGTGGAGGGCCGAGGCCCCTGGAGAGCGCACCGGAGAGTCCCAGGCGCTTGTCCCCAGCCGGACTCGGGGCGGGGAGGGCCAACAACTTTCTCCCAAGTCCCAGCCGGCACTCCTTCCCACCGGCCTGTGTCGGCGGCAGCGCGCAGCTCCGGCCCCGGAGTCGACCCCAAAGAACGCGCCTGGCAGCCCTGCCCATCCCTACCTCGGACCAGGATCCGGCGGCAGTAATCCGGGTCCGCTGCGGAATTGGATTTACTTTTGTTACAATCCTCAGCAGCGCCCGACGCTGAGAAGGCGCCCTGCGGCTCCTTGAGGAAGGCGGCTGGGAGGTTCCCCTCCGCGCCCTTGCTCTCCCGACTCTCCTTGTGCGCGTTCTTCGAGACCCGGGCAGCCTCGGCGTCCGAGTGGCATCGAACGTCCATTTTGTCTGGTTTCCCGAACATAggcaagaacaacaacaaaaacagaaaggaaaaaaaaaaaagcaaaaaaaaaaagggggggggagaaggaaaaaaaaaagaggaaaaaggggaCAAAACCCCCGACAACGCGGCCCGTACGCCCGGCCCGGCGACAGGCAAGGGGCAAGAATGAATGTCCCCGCGGGGAGGCTTCGGCGGCCGCGCGCGGGTCAGCGGCGACGGGAGAGTGGCGCGCTCGCCGAGAGGCGGCCAGTCTGGTCCAGGATCCCGGTGGAGCTGCGGCGAGGCCGCCTCGTCAGCACCCGCGTCCTCTGAGCACGTCCAGTGTCCCCAGCCTGGCGATCAGGTAGCGAACAGCGCAACTCCGAAATGCTGCGGCTCCCGCCTGTTTCTGAGACGGCGAGTTGTAGTTGTCCGACACCCGGGGGGACGCACACTCGCTGTTGCAATTGATTACGGGTAATTTCGCAGCCCCCACGTTTCGGTTACCTCATGAATACACTAAATTGTTTGGATAATATATCAGATCGTAATGGATGGTTTCTGTCCTTGTCCCCAATCAAGTAGGGGTTTAGCCAGTGAATAAACGGAAATGATTGGTCTTGCTTTCAGGAAACACACAATCAAAGACCCACACTTCCAGAAAAACTTTTGACAAGATTCATCCTGAATTGTTAGTACCATTAGCAGGCATTATTAACTTTCCTTTTGCCTTTGACCCTCCTGCTCACATACTGGCTAGAGGGGTTTTCTCCACACTCGCCAGATAGAGCTGAATGAGGGTTGGGCGGCgggggggtgtggggggagaaaaaaaaaccctgcacaCCCTGCAGCAGAAGAAAGCAGTTGTCTGGGAGTGGGGGATGGGGGACGGAGGGGGGGGAGAAAGTTTTCCCAAAAAGTATCTCCCTTGCACTCTAAAAAAGCCAAGCTTTTCCCCTAAACAACTCCTTCTTAACACACCTCGACGCAGACAGCCATCTTAAACTGCCACCTCTCTTCATTTAGTTCCAGTTGGATTTTTTCATGCCTGCACCTCCAGCAGCCCTGAGGCAGCCCATTCAAAGGGCAGCTTTGTACTCAGAgtccagcaggagagagagggggagagggagagacggCCGAGAAATCTCAACTGTGAgatctgcttcaaaaaaaaaaaaaaaaaagttttcccctAGCTATTTCATTGTCTCTGCTACAATATCTTTGAGAAAAGCAACAGCCAGTAATCCAATAAGAGCATTGATTAGGCTACAATGATTCAATTCAAGCGCATGGCCTTGTGCAAGGAGCATGCTCCAGCCCTTCTCGTCACCTTGCCGGGGCAGAAGCCCTCTCCACGCCGCTCTCCCCATTCATTCCTTTATGGGAAATGCGGAGCAAAAGGAGTGAAAGATGGCAATTATCTAATTGGACTATTAACAAACAGTCCTCTGAGTGCGGCGGTCTGGCGTGGCTCCTGGGCGGGGGAAGGGCCGTGTTCCCTGCCCTCATTCACAAAGAGTGCAGGGGCCGGGGAGGAAAGGGGTTTTTTaaagggggtgggtggggggagaggaGAGGTGGGAGGTTTGGCTGAGAATTTTTCCACACAATTCCAAGAATGGGGCGGAggcggggggaggggagggggttggggagggggtcGCGGCGAGCGGGTGGGAGGAAGGCCGGGAGGGGGAGGGGTGCGAGTGTGTGTGGCGGGCCCCTAGGGGCTCCAGCTCGCAGCGACGCGCGCACCGTCCGCACCTCCCGCCCCGCCGCCACCTCCCCTGCCTCCGCCGCCACCCCGCGGGACCCCTCTACCGTCCCAAGCCAGGAGGGGGGCCCCTGAGCGGGGTCTTTCGCGCTGTCCACCCAGCCACCCCTCCAGCCACTTAGGGGCACCCAGGTTTGGCCCAGCTCCGGAGGGCATCTCTGGCCCTGCAGGCCGACATCAGGCTTCCACTTTAGTTGACTGGGCGGAGCGGTGGAACTGTCCCGAGCTACTCTCCGCAGGGCGGCGGGTTTCCAGGGTCCCCAGCGGGCTGATCGCCCCTCAGCCCGGCTTCGCTGCGCACGCTGCCCTCGAAGTCCGACGCCGACTGGGCGCCCGGGGAAAGTGCCTTTGATTACCAGCTCTGCTCCGGCGGGTTGGTGAGGCGGGTGGGAGCAGAGACGGGTAAGAGGGGTAAGGGACTTTGCGGCCACCCTGTTCTGAAGATGTAGAGTGGGATTGTGTTAAAATCCGGCGAACTCTCCGGTTACCTCCCGCAACGCTCAAAAGCCCAGACTGGCGCCTTGAGGCACCGAGGGCTTTGCTCCCATGCGGCCAAGCCGTCGGGGGTGCAGCCGCCGGGTCTTGACTCCCACTACCGCGTCGCGGGTGCGGGTCCCTGGGATTCGGGTCCTCCTGATGGGGGTCCCTGCAGCAGATGGGGCATTCACTTCCCTGCAGAGCTCGGCCCGCGGGAGCTCCTGGGCCTCCTTGGGCAGGGAGGGGTGCGTCCGAATTCCCCGGCACACCGGCCCTTCCTTGCCCCCTACCCTGGAGGGGTTGGAGGGGTCGGACCCTCGGACTACGCGAGATCGGGTGCGCAGGAGGATTCTAGGCCTTCCTCAGCCCTTTAGGAGCCCTGCAGGCGGCGGAAGTCCCAAACCGCAGCCTTGGCCCAAATGGGACCCAGATGGCTCTGGGTCCCCGGCCCGGCCGCACCCCTCTGTACGGCCTCCTTCTGTCGGCGAAGGCCGCAGCGGCCTGGGAAACCCATGGGGACACCTGCGGCGCCCGGTCAAAGACCTGgaagaaagctttttaaaaaataaaaatggcccaacccattacattttcttttaggtAGATAGGGGAGctggggggcggggcgggggcagtCAGGGAACAAACAGCTGCCCTTAGAAATGACACGCCCTGTGGGCAATGGCGGCGCTGGGACGTCTGCAGCCGCATTCACTGCCACAGAGAACGGCCAAAGTGTGGCCAAATCCCAAATGCAAATTTTAAGTTTGGCCTCGGAAATTTCTGCCCTCCCTCATCTTGTGGCATATTTTGTTGTAAGGGGGaactatttgtttgtttgtttgttgtttgtctgagacggagtctcactctgtcgccaggctggagtgcaatggcgcgatctacgctcactacaaccttcgcctcccgagttcaagagattctcctgcctcagccacctgagtagctgggactacaggcgcacgccaccacgcccagctaatttttgtgtttttattggagacagggtttcaccatgttggccaggatggtctcgatctcttgacctcgtgatccgcccgccttggcctcccaaagtgctgggattacagacatgagccacaaagcccagcctgtttgtttgttttttaaacttacttatttttgagacaggttctcgctctgtcacccaggctggagtgcagtagcaccatcacggctcaccgtagcctcgaattcccaggctcaagcgatcctcccacctcagcctcctgagtagctgggagtacagacgtGAGCCAACGTGTCCAGGGGAATTGTTTATGAAGCAGTCACTTACTGGATGCATAAACTCACTTAATCTGAACTCCTCCTTCAGAGATGTAGTAATATTCCGGTTTTATAGGTGAAAGAATGGAGACTCAGAGAGAcgttcagtaacttgcccaagtcacacagaCTGGTATGTGCAGAATTTGAATTGACTtctgcctgacttcaaagctaTTCATGCTCTTCTTTGCCACACCCCACAAGACTGCCCCATTTTTAGTTCCAAACCCATACTTGCtttgaattttccaaatcttcagGTGATCATGTGTGTATCAAAAAGACACAGAGCAATGACTTTAATGTTAATGCGAGGAATCCTTATTATTAGACATCAATTTTCACAAATTTTATCTAAACAACAGTAAGTAGAAATGGAATCATGAAATTCTTGTTTCTGATGATGCTATTTATTTCTGGCCATGAGCATTTATTAGGAGTTTATCACTCTTCTACTAGCTGATTGGGGGTGAGTAAAAAATCATTTCCTGGGTTTCAAACTTACAGAATGATCATCTGAGAGCAGTGtccaggaatttgcatttctagctgGCTCATCAAAGGATCTTTCACAAATTGAGTTAGATAACTTCACCTTTTAAACTTCGGTGACTCTGctaagcttcctgagggcagggacttccatccctccctccttacTGGACATGCAAATGCTTATTGAGGAAAGGCATAAAATGGGATATTCTGgcttgagcacagtggctcatgcctataatcccagcactttgggagtccgacgTGGGCCGAtcgttaggagttcgagaccagcctggtcaacatggcaaaacccccgtctctactaaaaatgtaaaaattagccaagcatggtggcgcgcacctgtaatcccagctacccgggagcctgaggcaggagaatcgcttgaaccttgaaggtggaggttgctgtgagctgagatcatacctctgcactccagcctgagtgacagagcaagactccatcagaagaaaaagaagaaggaggaggaggaggaggaggagagggggagggggagggggaggagaaaatGGGATATTCTGGGAAAACAACGAATTTAATTAAGCAGACATTTACCAAGAGTTTGGAGGTGCCAGGACCCAGGTAGCCCCTAAGGCATTTAGGGCCTCATCTCTGCATCATCATAGACAAACCCAGTAATTAAGAGAACTCACTGGCGTTAGGTTAGTCATGGCTTCAGATTGGCAGCACAAATGAAGTaaccaaattaaaaaagaaagtcaactCGTAAcctggttttgctttttgttatacgtggtacttttttctttttttctacttcctttcttccttccttcctttctttttcatttcttttttctttctttctttctgtgtgtgtgcgtgtgtgtgtgtgtctggattAAAATTCTGTGGGCATCCATCCAGAAAAACCATGACAGGTTTCTGAGAGGACACAGTGGAGGACGGAAGCCCTGGGATGGAAATTTCAGAAAAGCAGCTGCTAGTCCCAGAAAAAAACTAAAGCTGTGTGCTCACtggcaaagaaagaagagaactCAGTCAATTATTTGGATAATCTGAGACAAGCCTGTACTGCACAACACACACAAGGACACAAGGCTGCACCAGGTGAAAGTGTTTTATTCTCTTGACTAAATTTGCTGCCCTCCCCAGTGCCCTTCCTGCCCCCACATCACTGTCTGCAGGTGCAGACAGACCCAGAATAGAACTGTAGCACTGGAAGGATTTTTAGAGATCATCTATTCCATAACCTTCATTT comes from the Pan troglodytes isolate AG18354 chromosome 8, NHGRI_mPanTro3-v2.0_pri, whole genome shotgun sequence genome and includes:
- the VAX1 gene encoding ventral anterior homeobox 1 isoform X2; translated protein: MFGKPDKMDVRCHSDAEAARVSKNAHKESRESKGAEGNLPAAFLKEPQGAFSASGAAEDCNKSKSNSAADPDYCRRILVRDAKGSIREIILPKGLDLDRPKRTRTSFTAEQLYRLEMEFQRCQYVVGRERTELARQLNLSETQANSEENNERFKRGIKKQKKKRKKEPANDESRRGDSGGRGWQPL
- the VAX1 gene encoding ventral anterior homeobox 1 isoform X1 yields the protein MFGKPDKMDVRCHSDAEAARVSKNAHKESRESKGAEGNLPAAFLKEPQGAFSASGAAEDCNKSKSNSAADPDYCRRILVRDAKGSIREIILPKGLDLDRPKRTRTSFTAEQLYRLEMEFQRCQYVVGRERTELARQLNLSETQVKVWFQNRRTKQKKDQGKDSELRSVVSETAATCSVLRLLEQGRLLSPPGLPALLPPCATGALGSALRGPSLPALGAGAAAGSAAAAAAAAPGPAGAASPHPPAVGGAPGPGPAGPGGLHAGAPAAGHSLFSLPVPSLLGSVASRLSSTPLTMAGSLAGNLQELSARYLSSSAFEPYSRTNNKEGAEKKALD